CTGAAAATATCTTATACATGACGTTTTTGTGACATGTAGCACCTCATTTTACAATTATACGATGatgattttatataaatatattgaatgCCATGATATTTGCCCAAACACCACTTTGTTGTTAACATGTGCAAATTAAgcccacaaaaaaagaaaaaagaaaaaaaagcgtaTCAAAGACTATTCTTTTTAGAAAATGACTACGTTGAATTATTAGAAATAAAAATCTACACACAGTCCCTCTAGGCCTGTGTAAATACATGTTATACTCATTTTTGATTTGCGCAAATATTTGATTCCAGTCGCAAACCTTATGAATCAGTGAGCTCAATTATTTGTTgcaatgtttttaatgtaatgtaatgaccCTACATCACACGGATAGTTTTTAGTAGCAGCGTGTGCCTTTCACGCTTTAGTGGCACAAAAGTGTGATACTGGCACGCTGCTCCAAGTTGGCAGATGTGTGTATTACACGCTTTAAGCGTGATACTGCTTTGTTAAATGAAATGTGTGCCAGATGGTTTTATTTCTGAATGTATACAAATGTAAATTGTAGTACATCAGAAATCCCACGAGCACGACTTTATCCTGCATTAATGCACagataaaatatacataatagAAAATGACATCATGAAATATTTGGTGAATCTGTAACACTGGAACTTGGCCAGTTTACATTCAAACGACATGTTGTAATCGTTTATTAGCTCAGGTGATCTATTACTGTACGCTATGTTTCAAGGAAATACAGTTTAATTTGTAATGTCTGATCAATACAATTAGAACAACATCATATTAAAACAAGGGTGTTGCTGAAAAGGTAAAATAAGTCATGCAAAGTATGGACCAGGTAGCCAGGGGTGAAAcgtgtttttaaaaattcttgTTGCTATATTTATTCacataattcatatttatatcgTTTACTGGCAAATCACTGTCGATATATAtacagttttaaacacattCGATTGTAAATACGTATGCGGTATATTCGCAAAAGTGATATATTGTCCATCTCTCAGTCCTGAATAGAGCGGGACCAGGAGTGAATCTCGTGACAACAAACACGCTGTTTGCATATTTACCAGGCAGCTGCACTGACCTACAAGCCAAAGCGTTCAATGCTTTCAATCAAAACGTTTGTGGAACATGATACAATCGGATGCATGAAAGCAATGGTGCAGCTAACTCCATTTGACGTAGTCGCTCGTATTTAAGTTCCATTTTCCAGTGTGATTAAACGATATTTCCACTAAGTGTTTTATGAAAGAAAGGAACCTCTCCACTTCGTTTAAGTTCCTCACGTGTATTCTGTTTGTGTGATTATTGTTCGAGTCAACCTCTCACTTCGTGATTAGGCAGAGAAAAAGCGCACTTTGGTTTTTCAGCTGGCAGATGCTGCATGTTGTAAGAAGCTTCACTGAAATTCTGTTAGTTTCTGAGTAGTTATTAGACATAGCTTCCATTTGCTTCTGCTTTAGTTCACTGGATAAACAACACTTTTCCTGCTAACCCCGCCTCTCCACTGAGATTAGAAGCCTGTCTTAAAGGGATTTAATACAGTATCATTACAGGCTCCTGCTTGTTAAAAGATCCGTAAACACTGTGGAAACTAAGGATGCGGTATTTAACTTTTAATGAAGTCCATGAAACAGCGACAGTAAATAAAAGTAACACAAACCAGGATTATGATGGATTTGAACTATGCTCAGGAAACTGGGTGGTCTCGAGACAAGAGGAAATTCATATAGGAAAGTCTTATATAGGAAATAGGAATTGTCGGTGTACTGTAAATACTATTGCAACTTTAAGTTGATTAAAAATATGAACTgaatttttcttcattttttattgCAGTAAATGTATAATGAGTAGCTTTGTTCCACGCTTTGGGACACGTCAGAAAATCAAGaacatttatttgaatataCATTAATATAGTTGCAAATACTAATTTtagtggtctctctctctctctctctctctcgctgtagATATGCGTTCCACAGTTCCTCGTGGCTGGTGGCGGGTAAGGCGGACCCACTGACACCGGGCAGGGTGCACTATCACCCGGATTCTCCTGCTAAAGGAGCGCAGTGGATGAAGCAGATCGTTTCCTTCGACAAACTTAAACTCACCAACAACCTGCTGGACGACAACGGACACGTCAGTACACAGGCCATAGACACTCTGGGATAGATATATATTTGGTCACCGAACCGGttttcataaatataaataagaaaCTTGTGATTAAAATTTCTTAATTTCTAAATTTGGAACAAGCCACTGGTAACGCATTTGATTATTTGATTGTATAAACGAGTCTTGTATAAAGCAGAGAAGGTTACGAACAGCGTGAGGTTAGTAAACGCTTAATGGCGGCTACATATGAAATAGCTTCACTTTCAGCGCGACGTCCCTAGCCGAGCTCGTGCGACATTTGAAGAAGCTAAAATGAAAATTGATTTAAAAAGGAGAACACCAGGAGCATGTTAATCAGACTTAGATTTTGTATCTCTGTATCTGGCAGGTAAACCCTGAAGGACGagtttattgtaattttattaataCTAGCAAAAGTAGAACGGGTTTCCAGTCAAGTGCGTTTTCCCCCATGTCCCACATATTGCACTAGTAATATGAGTAAATACAGAGGGCGCGTGCCGGTTTAGTGACATGTAAAGATATGTCCTGAGGGcacattaaaatgatttattacatTAATCAAAAACATAAATCTACCTCTATATATATGCATGCACGTTGTATGAATATTTCCCATGATTAATATTAGGCTTTGTTTTTATGATTTGTGCAGATTATCCTGAACTCGATGCACAGGTATCAGCCGCGGTTTCACGTGGTGTATGTGGACCCTCGAAAAGACAGCGAGAAATACGCGGAGGAGAACTACAAAACGTTTGTGTTCGAGGAGACGAGGTTTACTGCAGTCACAGCCTACCAGAACCACAGAGTAAGAGCACGTATAACAGACCTATTACCATAACGCATGTATAATCTAAACTTAATTATGACGTATTCTTTGAGGCAATGCATGCATCAGtaattatttgtatatattaattGTTAGTTCTTCAGTCTAGACATGAATATACCTGTCCCCTAACAATATCACAATAAACAACCAATACAGTAACATTAATAAAAGTAAATCTATCAATCTTTGAATAATTCTCATTATGAAACACacagatttatgtttttttcgGTTTCAATTAAAGCATTTTAGTTGAAAGCCGTCTTTTTCCCTTTTATCGGTTTAACGTCACGCAGTAGCTCTCGTCGCGCGGGGTTTCAGACAGTGAGGAGGCACGAGAGTCACTCAACAATTATGTACAAATAAATATCTCAgtctttctgtaaaaaaaaattgtaattaataaattaGCGCTCTGGGATCAATACATTTCAAATTCTGCTGTAATCTGCcaataaacacagagaaataaacagcaaatgtgtattaatacaaataaaaaataaaagtttaaagttCTTATTACAGTTAGTCTGTACATTAAATGCAAACAAATAAATGGTttaattcaaataataataataaaatattagtaATATTTATCAATAGCATTTTTATTTCGATTTTTCAGATAACCCAATTAAAAATCGCCAGTAATCCGTTCGCGAAGGGCTTCAGAGACTGTGATCCCGAAGACTGGTAAGtataggtacacacacacacacacacacacaaacacgggcATGTACACACGTATGCCATCGGGATCATTTCTAAGTTTTACTGTAAGGGTACTGGGCTATACTCTACTATATCTCCTAACTCCTCTTATGAATGTTGACATTATATGTGTGTAGCCTGTTAGTAATGACAGACATATGTTATTATTCCTGAGGCTCATTATTTAGTTGTCCATTTGTAATTACTCATTAATTAATACACGTGTCAGTATCTACCATTACTTTccttttatacatatatataaacacacacacacacacacacacacacacacacacacacacaaacacacacacacaaggcgtTTCACCTAGAGCTACACCTCATGTGCTTTGTTGTTGATTTCAGGCCGAGGAATCACAGGCCCGGCTCTCTGCCCATCATCAGTGCTTTTGCTCGCACCAGAAACCCAATGTCTTCCCCCCCACAGCATAATGGCTCAGAGAAAGGTATGTGCCCTCATTCTCCAGCTCTGATAATCATCTGCACCACTCAACTTACAACCTAGGATCTCCAAAATCAGCCTTAAAATTGTCCTTAATAGCATTCTCCAAGAGCGGAGTAACATTTCCACCCTTCATTGCCCTCCCTCTGCACcatgaaaacatgaaaaacaaaatctaCACATTCTCAACCCAATTAGTGCTATGAACAGGTGTCTTAAAGCAGTCTGGAACTGTAAGCCCTTCCACCGCAAACACAGAGGTAATGATCATTCAGAAGTCGTTACTGTGATTTGGTGTCACTGTGGACCGTAGACAGTAGCACACTGAGGACGTTCAGTTTAAAGGTATAATTGAGTAAAATGTTACCTCAGTTAGAAGCGCCTAaagttataataaataattaaacaccAAGCAACTAATTCATATGGATTTTGTAGTCAAAGgatttgtaaataaaagaatatataaGGTACATCCTTGTGTAACTGCTAATAAGTAGCTGTAATTAAACGCACAATATTTTGTAATAAGAGTATGAACCTATAACATCAGGATTCATAAAGGCTTCAGTGTAATGAACTGTGCTAATGAACACATTGCTAACTTCATGAAATCGTATGCTCTTGTTTATTACGAGATGAGAAGTACATACAAACAGTGTGAAACACTAAATAGATGTTTCAAAAGACGTGTTAGTGAttttgtggtaatttaaacatttcaatTAAGTAAAAACGGTCTAGAAAATAGTTCAAAGCAGTTCAACTCAAACCAAAACAAGACCTGAAAGTAAACTGGGTAACTGAGATGGTCTGAATCCTTgggaagaataaaataaaatcaggtttgtcattttaaatgcaGAAGAGTACAAATCTATCCAGCTGTATTGAAGTGCACCAGATTGTGTGACTGTAACTGGCCACCTGTGCACGTCATTCCTGAAATATATGCTCCTAAGGGCCAAACACTTCCATTTCTATTTGAGGATGGCGGATTGCAATATGGAGGTTTAAACAGCTGCATGCCTGGAGGACATGCTCCACACAACACAACATCGCCTTGTTTTTCCTGCTGTACTCATAGCTCTGCGTATAACTATTTCCTGAAAGGGTCTGAGTGTTCAGCAGAAGAAAGATGGAAGCATCTCTGTCAATCACTCACAGGACTCTTCAGTTCAATCAGGAAATTACACTGAAACAGCTCCAGAACGGAACTGCTCAAACACTTGGGCCTCTTGAGTCTTAATATTCATCTCCATCGGCTGACCTTCAGGTTTTTAGATACTGAGGTCCAACCAGTGCACTTTTATCCTTTGATTAAGTGTTTGGTTCTGCACATTTTGCCACTTTTTGTTGTAAATTGCCACAAATCTGCAGAAAAGAACATATTTGGtgcaaaaattattatttgtgcTTTATGTTATAAGaagtttttttaatgaaatatttactaAAATACACTCTTTTTCCTGTCTACAGACGATAGCCGGCGAGACTATGAGCGAGACCCCAGTGGGACACCTATCCACGCAGACCCCGCCCACCAGCTGATGTCACGGGTCCTCAGCCCCGCCCTTCCAGTCTCAGGGGGCCTTCACGCTGTCCCTCTCACAGCGGGACCCAGAAGCCCCCCACACGAACTGCACCCCCAACCCCCGGAcaccctccaccaccacccttACAAATACCCTTCCACCTACGAACACTATCTGGGGGCCAAGACCCGGCCCTCTCCGTACCCTCTTCCCAGCATCAGTCGCCATGgttaccacacacacatgaacacacccaCTGCAAACATGTACTCTACCACCAGTGCGCCGGCCAACTATGATTACGGCCCCAGATAATGACCCCAGCATACACAACATAAACGCTGGACACGTGTCTAAACTCTCAACGGACGTCTGCTGACCTCAGGGTCTACAACTGACATGAGTTGCACAAGTACAGTTTTTTCATTCTTTATCAGTTTTACGGGTCAAGTTTCAAAGTTTCAACACCTTTGGTCAAGTTACATTCACACATCCTTTACAAATTCAGTAGGAATTGAATGCATTATGTGtacttaatatttaattagAACTTTAAAcctaattttattaaatacaaaatgCCTTCCAGATCCTAGCATAAGTGTTTCTGAACGGTTAGAAAGATGATTTAATGATCGGTTACATAATGCATTATAACATTGTTAATAAACGCTTGTGGACTATAATGCTCTTATGAACACCTTACAATCGGTTATAGAAGCTGACTTTATTACCTCATATACTCTTGTTTTATGAGTTATTATTCATGTACTTCAGAGCAGTTATGTCAGGCATCGCAAGGTATTATTTATGCAAACTAATGCCATATAAACATTTGTAATGGCTTAGGGCTGGGCATtcattcaatatcaatatatatcacaatataaaatgttccaATAACAAGGATATAATTTTTATACAcactttcaatatttcaatatacattattttacagcatctgtcaccgactgacgttcattacagggcGTTGCCGTCAGTTCAAGGCACTCATATTGTAAAGCTAGTTCAGAAATATTAATACGGACAAAGCCAAGacgtttatgtttgatggtgatgtcatggtTCCTGTTTGTTTCGGCAGTTT
This window of the Hoplias malabaricus isolate fHopMal1 chromosome Y, fHopMal1.hap1, whole genome shotgun sequence genome carries:
- the LOC136678317 gene encoding T-box transcription factor TBX1, coding for MDDSSPFSPRANAFSIASLIEATGARALDKNLQQSAGAMHYSTVTREMEAISSPWLTQLSHFCDVAAFTTSSLNSLSAPGGGFHLSPSPGDPYSQHDPHYEPCPSAQHTYPYNPGPTGPQGDSVTPTCPSSASSSSSSSSSSSTPNKSLVKKNPKVSNISVQLEMKALWDEFNQLGTEMIVTKAGRRMFPTFQVKIFGMDPMADYMLLMDFLPVDDKRYRYAFHSSSWLVAGKADPLTPGRVHYHPDSPAKGAQWMKQIVSFDKLKLTNNLLDDNGHIILNSMHRYQPRFHVVYVDPRKDSEKYAEENYKTFVFEETRFTAVTAYQNHRITQLKIASNPFAKGFRDCDPEDWPRNHRPGSLPIISAFARTRNPMSSPPQHNGSEKDDSRRDYERDPSGTPIHADPAHQLMSRVLSPALPVSGGLHAVPLTAGPRSPPHELHPQPPDTLHHHPYKYPSTYEHYLGAKTRPSPYPLPSISRHGYHTHMNTPTANMYSTTSAPANYDYGPR